caggtgacTTCAccggattcgaacccacgacctttgcgATGCCGTTGCAAGGATCTGccaaatgagctatgaagccacacagttgttggttcagttggtagaggatcgcaccggcatcgcagaggttatGGATTCGAATtccgttgaagccacctgaatttttcaggtgactaGAAGAGGcagttgcttaaaattgcccaccTAAGTGAGAGGATCACCTCTCTCAATTTCGTGAGACGCTATGACTGTTAAAGACCAGAATATCTGAAACACATtaagtgttgtaaattttattcaaaaaaattgtcggttgggcgattttaaaccattgtttatTACAGGTACTTTTATCTCCCCACTCCATTTGTGCGAATTAAATTTGTCTATTAAACACTACCACGAAAAAACCTCAGTACCTACgaaataaacacattacagcatggaaaatgctttgtaAGATTTGTATTTACTCGTTTCGTATCACAAATCTCACTCGtacgctgcgctcactcgttcgttttctgatactactcaactcatgaataaaaatcgtacgagCGCATTTTCCAGGAAGTAATCTCTACATCTCGTCATTTTGAGTGGAAGGAAAAACTTTGTATTCAAAGGTGGTCCACAAACATTTCTAAGAGGTACATGATCCAAACTCTAAGCCAGATGGCATATTAAATGCCACATAAACTGCAGGAGAGTTATATTTCAGTaacgagaacttaaaatgaaaataaacataCGAAGGCAACTGCAAAGCCGAAATATCTCGGTTGTACTTGACGATTTCTTTTTTGAAGATTACGATGTTTTGGATTACGAAATGGACGTTGTCCCAGTTCATAACTGTTCATAGAAGAGGACCTAGAATTTCGTGTTACTATAAAAGCAAAATCCCTTGCTCTCAAAGAGATTTCTCAAAAGGACTTTACAAACTTAAGAGGCACCGATTAGACATTTTGAGGCTTTCATCGAGACTATAATTTTACTTTCCGATAAACAAACTGATTCTTTTTTAACAGATTCTCCATCTAAGAAAAAACAACCACGTGAACTGCGTGAGCGAGTTTGCTACTGGACGTCCGCCAACAATGTATGGACATTCTGAAATGGGAATAAGATCTATAAGGACCACTCCAGCTCAATGGTGATGTTTCGAAGCTTCTTGAGAAAATTCACCAAAAGTAACTGAGGCTAGAGTCATCAAGTTTTATTttcatctggccccagttgttgaaatGCCTGATAACTCTATCCGGTGGATACGGAGTCACTATCCGTCAGTTTCAAtctctgcaaagatttcagtatttgtcCTTGAAactgtgaatatgcacactctaagcacatGTAGTTAAAAGGTGCGTGAGAAAATCTTGGCCAACGTTTAACGTAAAGTATATTTTGTATTCCGAGATACATGGCGGCAAAGTGTCAAAGTGGGGGTTTCAAAGGCGGAAGCGAACgctagagtccaggctacatGCAAGATAACGGCGAGGAAAGAATGCGCAGCCTCTGCGCGTGTTTCCACAAGGCACGTCTGCGccacctgcaacagagactACCATTCCAGGATCGGGCTACACTgtcatacaagatcctgcccAAATCCCCAGCGCTAACCATCGCCTCTTTCAGACGAGGATGCCACTACTATATTTTGTACTATGGATGAAGACTTATAACTTGATTAAGTTATCCGATCATTGAACAATTGGGGCCTGGACAATTAGAGAAGACAGAGATATGAAGATTTTAGCCCAAGCCAGCAATAAAAACGAGACAGATGTCAGACGGCCTAAGAGGGCGGCAGCCAGCTACGGGCGCAAAGGTTCTGATAATTCTCGGGAACAAGCTGTTAAACCGTCGACTAACTAAATGGAACGACGAACACGTTTCtattgtgagaaaaaaaacccgaaaaaagggaaagagaaaTAGTGCCACAGACGTTTCTTATGTACATGCACCTTCCAACTGACATCCACCCTTTGTTGCGCATTGTGCgtatttaaaaacaacaaaacgagTAAACAAACTAACAAGCACATGCAGGCGCCCATCCAGAGTTCGTTCACCCATACCGACCCTTCCTCGGGTTATTCGTTATTCCACGCACCCTCCCGTCCACGGGTTTTTCGACTACCCACGTGCCCATCATCTGTCTGTGTATCAATTCATCCACATGTACCATTTACCCTTGTCGATTAAAAGAGAGAGAGGGGTGCAAAGGGGTTCGTTTACTATTTCCGCCTTGAAAAATCTCTTGCTTCACCCACGCACACTCGCTTTATTTGAGCTGTAAATCTGCACAAGAGGGGCTGTGGAACTTGGAGCTATTTTACTAAAATAATGAAGTGACCGTTTTAATAAATTCAAAACCTCAAGCTATAACCTCTGCACATAAAATACATTGTTAATTTAACTTATTAAACGAGAAGATTGAAATGGTATTTACATTCTCCCTATTAAATAATCCAACATTAGAGCGTTAATTTAACTTATTAAACGGGAgacttgaaatagtatttacATTCTCCCTATTAAATAATCCAACATTAGAGCGATTAtcagttgagtgtcgtaaaaccaaaaccaaagtaattactttggccaatcaaaaacgacggagacaatccagtaaaccaatcaaaattcgaagtaattgcacgtagccgacacaaagcgcgggaaaatgtgcacgcgcgagccacgattggttttggtttcacttctgattcgttgaaaaagtggcgcgagaactttgaaccaatcactgagtgaagtaatcataaaccaaagcaattcgctaattactttcgacactcaatagaAAACCACTCTAGTAACATTATGCGCTGCACACGTTTCGCAAAATTAGAAAAAGTAGCTGTCCTTTGACCAATGACCGAGCCAGCGACATGTACGAGTCTGTTCCTGATTTTACGTCAAAAGAAAGGATGTTTGCGGAGCCTAATGACGAAAAGAACCACGCCACTCACAGGGAGGTGATTGCTAAATTTATCCACTTTGCGAAACGTGTGTGCGCTTAAACAGAAATCTTGACGAGAAAACGGTAAAATGCCAGTCTGATTTTGGCAACAAGGCTCATTTATCAACACAGTTGATAAATTATGTGATCGTCATTCGTTTACTTACCATTACCACAAAACAGACCATCGTAGCATCGATTCTCCAGGTACTCGTTTATCAGAGTACTCCCACGAGGTTCCAGAAATGTCCAGAAATGTCATTCGAGTGTCCCTTCCCCCCAACAGGAGTGATcggtatgtaaattctcttcacaatttcaatgaaatgtcgcgtcagacaggtattgagaatgaagaatattATTAGCTTCAGAGGCGTGaacttgatataacaccaaattatCATGACTaccaaacaaagaaatctaCGGAACTAGCAAGGAGAATGAACATTTCGGTCGTGGGattgaaagaattaaaaacaatcctaaccctaacgctttcaatcgaaagtggttcagcgttgtctgtactcttatcgacaacgatattcgtcatcagtggtcaaaatgttgtgcacCTCATGAGTCCACAATAAATTTTGACAACTGTGacgacgaatatcgttgtctataagagtacagacaacgctgaagcactttcgatttgttaagtaGATTAATAAGGACTGTTTTTCCCGGTTTTAGAGCGTGTTGCTCactcatagttaatagaggggaatggttaggaagctcggcaaacatcaaaggagcaaacaaagatgccaagatttaggttggaaagtccacgaccgtacacaatcttttgttttgcgctcatacactatgcatgaattacgtaaccaacacgtttctattggttagttcctcagtacggagtaaacaactattgtgttttgtgcacggtcaaggccagaaaagagaacaaaaacctacaacaaagaaagttgtcgagtttcataaccattcccctctattaactatggctCACTTAAGTTCAGAAATGAATTCTACAAACCTTATTTTTTCGTTAAATGACGGAGGTATGCTGCTGCTCGTCATAAAAACCCTCACACCAAACATTTATCATTGAGTTTGGACAAGCAGCAAATTCAATGCTCAGTTTCCCTATCCCCAGAGTAACAAGCAAAGCTAATTCTCTCTATTAACATCATTCATTCAACTACAAGAGGTTCAAGAAAGTCCCGCTCCACGACCCTTTCCAACAAGCTTCTTCCCTGCACGCTTTTAGTTCTGCTacttttctcctgggattcatCACAGTTTGCAAATGTGTTTTTCGACAAAGACTGGAAAAAAGGCAGTAATTGATCCAAGGACTTTATCTGGTACATTGTCAGCAATGGTTCTCCGGGGACGCGCTGCAACTCATCCACCAAATTCTGATCTCTTCTCTTCTTTCTAAGAAGCTTTTCCAAGCGAGCTATGTAAGGTTTGAAAACGGGGACTTTCGCCTCGCCCGCGGTCATGTTGTAAGCTTGGCCTTCGAACGCCCAACGATACAACTGGAACTGCGATAGATAATCACTGGGCAGGGCTTGAGACAGATCCAGAAGCTTGCATACCGCCAGGTATAAACCCAGCCATTTTTCCTGACTGCAGTTTACGTAACCGTTTGAGCCGAGCAAAAGCTCCGATATTAACATTCTCTGCTTATGTGATTTGCTATCAGAGCTCAAGTCACTCTCCATTTGCAGAAGCACGTGAACGACTTCCGAGAAGATCGTCGGCCACAGCGGCGTTAGATGCTGAGCAGACATGCGCAGTATGAGCACTCGAAAGAATAGAAAGACTTG
Above is a window of Montipora capricornis isolate CH-2021 chromosome 6, ASM3666992v2, whole genome shotgun sequence DNA encoding:
- the LOC138052638 gene encoding protein dopey-1-like, whose protein sequence is MVFGSDEKERMTSFLTTVMCNVTPFLKNHSPHNVPSFRACCSLLASLSGYQYTRRAWKKDVMELLMDPNFFQMDITCIANWRTIIDNLMTQDNTSFKELMTTVAGLSKSAGINIFANREQEMEQRAQYLKKLSFAIFCSEVDQYQYCLPEIQERLAESLRLPQSPVVHEQVFLFFRVLILRMSAQHLTPLWPTIFSEVVHVLLQMESDLSSDSKSHKQRMLISELLLGSNGYVNCSQEKWLGLYLAVCKLLDLSQALPSDYLSQFQLYRWAFEGQAYNMTAGEAKVPVFKPYIARLEKLLRKKRRDQNLVDELQRVPGEPLLTMYQIKSLDQLLPFFQSLSKNTFANCDESQEKSSRTKSVQGRSLLERVVERDFLEPLVVE